In a genomic window of Microbacterium amylolyticum:
- a CDS encoding alpha/beta hydrolase family protein — MARTLPYGTWPSPISAASMPEGSLRLGRAQYVADSVWWAESVPQEQGRTAIMRGDGEHVLSAPWSARSRVHEYGGGPWVSLDDERFAFVNQKDQRVYLAAGMTEPLAMTADDARESYGDLVWAEGSLWAVRETHSSAHTTPRRDIVTIPLDGSHRVVSVVSGSDFLAYPAPRAGRLAWIAWNHPDMPWDAAELRVGTLAGGVVTEWVTVAGGHGAASDNSVSALQPEWTGDDELMFLQDPPLLLPTPTGDHPARWNLFWARFDEGIAPLSLEAIYQADTDTGGPLWQLGARWYAPLDDGRVLAVSTNGRSALVLIDPTSGAVSELETPLTGDVHIHDVRGARVLLTGGGSSVTGGLWELDLDGHSLEALRGGTPATGELWSIATPLTFPGPRGDVHAFFYPPHNPDFTAPEGELPPVIVLVHGGPTGHVTGDLSQSTAFWTSRGIGVLDVNYGGSSGYGRAYRERLRHTWGIADVHDVAAAAQGLVDGGLADPKRLAIKGGSAGGWTVLCALADTDVFSAGISRYGVADLRLLLAETHDFEARYIDSLVGPWPESEDEYVRRSPLSRPESLRTPLLILQGSEDPVVPPSQSEALRDVMSANGVPHAYLLFDGESHGFRGAETITACFEAELSFLGQVLGFETPGVPTLDLH, encoded by the coding sequence ATGGCGCGCACACTCCCGTACGGCACCTGGCCCTCACCGATCTCAGCGGCTTCGATGCCGGAAGGATCCCTCCGGCTCGGGAGGGCACAATACGTTGCGGATTCGGTCTGGTGGGCCGAGTCAGTTCCCCAGGAGCAGGGACGCACCGCCATCATGCGCGGCGACGGCGAACACGTCTTGTCCGCGCCGTGGAGTGCGAGAAGCCGCGTTCACGAGTACGGCGGTGGCCCCTGGGTGTCGCTCGACGATGAGCGCTTTGCGTTCGTGAACCAGAAAGATCAGCGGGTCTACCTCGCCGCGGGCATGACCGAACCCCTCGCGATGACGGCGGACGACGCACGCGAGTCGTACGGTGACCTCGTCTGGGCAGAAGGTTCGCTCTGGGCCGTGCGCGAGACTCATAGCTCGGCGCATACGACGCCCCGCCGAGACATCGTCACGATCCCCCTCGACGGCTCGCACCGTGTCGTCAGCGTTGTGTCTGGCAGCGACTTCCTCGCCTACCCTGCTCCGCGCGCAGGCCGACTCGCCTGGATCGCGTGGAACCACCCCGACATGCCGTGGGATGCCGCGGAACTGCGCGTGGGCACACTCGCCGGAGGCGTTGTGACCGAGTGGGTCACGGTCGCCGGTGGCCACGGCGCCGCCAGCGACAACAGCGTGAGCGCGCTCCAGCCCGAGTGGACAGGCGACGATGAACTGATGTTCCTGCAGGACCCGCCGCTCCTGCTTCCCACACCGACGGGCGATCACCCCGCCCGTTGGAACCTTTTCTGGGCACGATTCGACGAGGGCATTGCCCCTCTCAGCCTCGAGGCCATCTACCAGGCCGACACCGACACGGGCGGCCCACTGTGGCAGCTCGGTGCCCGCTGGTACGCACCGCTCGATGACGGCCGCGTTCTCGCCGTGTCGACCAACGGACGATCGGCGCTGGTCCTCATCGATCCGACCAGCGGGGCCGTAAGTGAACTCGAGACGCCCCTCACGGGGGATGTGCACATTCACGACGTGCGCGGCGCACGAGTGCTCCTGACGGGTGGCGGCAGCAGCGTCACGGGCGGACTGTGGGAACTCGACCTCGACGGGCACTCACTCGAGGCGCTGCGCGGCGGAACTCCCGCGACCGGCGAACTGTGGTCGATCGCCACTCCCCTAACCTTCCCCGGACCGCGCGGTGATGTTCATGCCTTCTTCTACCCGCCGCACAACCCCGACTTCACCGCCCCCGAAGGCGAACTTCCGCCCGTCATCGTTCTCGTCCACGGCGGACCGACCGGACACGTCACCGGTGATCTCTCGCAAAGCACGGCATTTTGGACCAGCCGCGGCATCGGCGTTCTCGATGTGAACTACGGCGGATCGTCGGGGTACGGCCGGGCCTACCGCGAGCGCCTCCGGCACACGTGGGGTATCGCGGATGTCCACGATGTTGCGGCCGCGGCACAGGGCCTCGTCGATGGGGGCCTCGCCGACCCGAAACGCCTCGCAATCAAGGGCGGCTCGGCCGGTGGCTGGACGGTGCTGTGCGCTCTCGCCGATACTGACGTTTTCTCGGCCGGCATCAGCCGGTACGGCGTCGCCGATCTGCGACTTCTCCTGGCCGAAACGCACGATTTCGAGGCGCGTTACATCGACAGCCTCGTCGGCCCGTGGCCCGAATCCGAGGACGAATACGTGCGGCGCTCTCCTCTGTCACGTCCAGAATCGCTACGCACACCGCTGCTGATCCTGCAAGGCTCGGAGGACCCCGTTGTTCCCCCTTCGCAGTCAGAGGCTCTCCGTGACGTCATGAGCGCAAACGGTGTTCCCCACGCGTATTTGCTCTTTGACGGCGAAAGCCACGGTTTCCGCGGCGCGGAAACCATCACCGCTTGCTTTGAAGCGGAGCTGTCCTTCCTCGGCCAGGTGCTCGGTTTCGAGACACCGGGCGTTCCCACGCTCGATCTACATTGA
- a CDS encoding LysR family transcriptional regulator, translating into MTRDNAGTASGITLQQLRYFVEIAAEGSITAAADLLYVSQPTMSAAMKDLERRVGRALLVRSVRGVTLTEDGTEFLGYARQVVEQAELLEQQYLGRPPSRRLLAISAQHYSFVVDAFVRMVRASDAPEYAFTLRETRTWDIIEDVRTLRSELGVLYRNDFNRNVIDKLLRESGLAFTPLFRATPHIFIARSNPIAGRERVTLDDLEDLPRLTFDQGANNSFYFAEEILSTRSAKQDIRVSDRATIFNLMIGLDGYTISTGIVSDDLDPSIVAVPLDVDERIEIGWIGHSSSALTGQAERFVAEMRDVVAGFGVELLT; encoded by the coding sequence ATGACGCGCGACAATGCCGGGACGGCGAGCGGCATCACCCTGCAACAGCTGCGGTACTTCGTCGAGATCGCGGCAGAAGGTTCGATCACGGCGGCCGCCGATCTGCTCTACGTTTCGCAACCGACGATGTCCGCGGCCATGAAAGATCTCGAACGCCGGGTGGGCCGCGCCCTTCTCGTCCGCTCGGTTCGCGGCGTCACGCTCACGGAGGACGGGACGGAGTTCCTCGGCTATGCGCGTCAAGTGGTCGAGCAGGCGGAGCTCCTCGAGCAGCAGTACCTGGGCCGTCCACCATCGCGCCGCCTGCTCGCTATTTCGGCTCAGCACTACTCCTTCGTCGTCGACGCGTTCGTGCGGATGGTGAGGGCGTCCGATGCTCCGGAATATGCGTTCACTCTTCGCGAGACGCGCACCTGGGACATCATCGAGGACGTGCGAACGCTCCGGAGCGAGCTCGGCGTGCTCTACCGCAACGACTTCAACCGAAACGTCATCGACAAGTTGCTTCGCGAGTCAGGTCTCGCGTTCACGCCGCTGTTCCGCGCTACGCCACATATCTTCATCGCGCGGTCGAATCCGATCGCGGGGCGCGAGCGAGTCACGCTTGATGACCTCGAGGATCTGCCGCGACTCACCTTCGACCAAGGCGCCAACAACTCGTTCTATTTCGCCGAAGAGATCCTCTCCACACGGTCGGCCAAGCAGGACATCAGGGTGAGCGACCGCGCCACGATCTTCAACCTCATGATCGGCCTCGATGGATACACGATCTCGACGGGCATCGTCTCCGACGACCTGGATCCGTCGATCGTGGCCGTGCCCCTCGACGTGGACGAACGCATCGAGATCGGGTGGATCGGCCATAGCTCTTCTGCGCTGACGGGACAGGCGGAGCGTTTCGTCGCCGAAATGCGCGATGTTGTCGCGGGATTCGGCGTCGAACTCTTGACATAG
- a CDS encoding putative oxygenase MesX — MTADLTFSISTTRFDEDYTPASDSRATTNFANLARGEHRQQNLRNVLAMIDDRFNELAGEDNPNGDRYVVELNIVSADLHLEEEQGGPGFPLIEMLDVQILDKQTGARTPGIVGNNFSSYVRDYDFSVVLPQHKASQPGLPDGFGELHGKLFEHFVQSEAYRARFALPPVVCISVSTSRTYTRTGYEHPVLGHEYHHDADSLTDLYFGRMGLKVRYFQPRGSAAPLAFYHRGDLTGDYSDLALIGTISTMEAFQKIYRPEIYNASSPAGEVYRPALDNPDFVVPDVTYDREERSRLGVTQGKFTEEHFIKPHGELLSQWAASRSL; from the coding sequence TTGACGGCCGATCTAACGTTCAGTATCAGCACCACCCGCTTCGACGAGGACTACACACCCGCGTCGGATTCGCGCGCCACGACGAACTTCGCCAACCTCGCGCGAGGTGAACACCGACAGCAGAATCTCCGAAACGTGCTGGCGATGATCGACGACCGGTTTAACGAGCTTGCGGGCGAGGACAACCCGAACGGGGACCGCTACGTGGTTGAGCTCAACATTGTCTCCGCTGACCTGCACCTCGAGGAGGAACAGGGCGGCCCGGGATTCCCGCTGATCGAGATGCTGGACGTGCAGATCCTCGACAAGCAGACCGGAGCTCGCACCCCCGGGATCGTGGGAAACAACTTCTCGTCGTATGTGCGCGACTACGACTTCAGCGTCGTTCTGCCGCAGCACAAGGCATCACAGCCCGGCTTGCCGGACGGGTTCGGTGAGCTCCACGGAAAGCTGTTCGAGCATTTTGTCCAGTCGGAGGCGTACCGCGCGCGATTCGCCCTGCCGCCCGTGGTGTGCATCAGCGTCTCGACGAGCCGCACGTATACCCGTACGGGATACGAGCACCCGGTGCTGGGACACGAGTACCACCACGACGCCGACTCCTTGACGGACCTGTACTTCGGTCGCATGGGCCTGAAGGTGCGTTACTTCCAGCCGCGCGGATCGGCCGCGCCCCTCGCGTTTTACCATCGGGGCGATCTCACGGGTGACTACTCAGACCTCGCTCTGATCGGCACCATCAGCACGATGGAGGCGTTCCAGAAGATCTACCGACCGGAGATTTACAACGCCTCGTCGCCCGCAGGAGAGGTGTACCGACCCGCGCTCGACAACCCCGACTTCGTCGTGCCGGATGTCACGTACGACCGTGAGGAGCGCAGCCGGTTGGGCGTGACGCAGGGCAAGTTCACCGAGGAGCATTTCATCAAGCCCCACGGGGAGCTTCTTTCCCAGTGGGCCGCCAGCCGCTCCCTCTGA
- a CDS encoding methionine synthase, translating into MSTLLPTTIVGSLPKPAWLSEPEKLWSPWRLDGAELAEGKRDALTLAADVQRHAGLDIVSDGEQTRQHFVTTFIEHLTGVDFENRETVRIRDRYDASVPTVIGPVRREKSVFVEDAKALRAQTDKPIKWALPGPMTMIDTLADKYYGSREKLAWEFATLLNQEAKELEAAGVDIIQFDEPAFNVFFDDVREWGVKTLERAAEGLHAETVVHICYGYGIKANTDWKATLGSEWRQYEESFPLLQKSTIDTVSLEAHHSHVPVELIELLRGKNVMVGAIDVASNDIETPEEVAATLRSVLPYVDADKLFPSTNCGMAPLARDIARDKMIALAAGAEIVRAELS; encoded by the coding sequence ATGAGTACACTCTTGCCCACCACGATCGTCGGTAGCCTGCCCAAGCCCGCCTGGCTCTCGGAGCCCGAGAAGCTGTGGTCGCCCTGGCGCCTCGACGGCGCCGAGCTCGCCGAGGGGAAGCGGGACGCCCTCACCCTCGCGGCCGACGTGCAGCGGCACGCGGGTCTCGACATCGTGAGCGATGGAGAGCAGACGCGTCAACACTTCGTCACAACGTTTATTGAGCACCTCACGGGCGTTGACTTCGAGAACCGCGAGACGGTGAGAATCCGTGACCGCTACGACGCCAGCGTCCCCACGGTGATCGGTCCCGTGCGCCGCGAGAAGTCGGTATTCGTCGAGGACGCGAAGGCGCTCCGCGCACAAACGGACAAGCCGATCAAATGGGCGCTTCCCGGCCCGATGACCATGATCGACACGCTCGCTGACAAGTACTACGGCTCGCGCGAGAAGCTCGCATGGGAGTTCGCGACGCTTCTGAATCAGGAAGCCAAGGAACTGGAGGCAGCGGGCGTCGACATTATTCAGTTCGACGAGCCGGCATTCAACGTCTTCTTCGACGATGTCCGCGAGTGGGGCGTCAAGACGCTGGAGCGCGCCGCCGAAGGCCTGCACGCTGAGACCGTCGTGCACATCTGTTACGGCTACGGCATCAAAGCCAACACCGACTGGAAGGCGACGCTCGGGTCCGAGTGGCGCCAGTACGAGGAGTCCTTCCCGCTGCTCCAGAAGTCAACGATTGACACGGTGTCGCTCGAGGCGCATCACTCACACGTGCCGGTCGAGCTCATCGAACTCCTTCGTGGCAAGAACGTCATGGTCGGTGCGATCGATGTCGCGAGCAACGACATCGAAACACCCGAAGAGGTCGCGGCGACGCTCCGAAGCGTTCTCCCCTACGTCGATGCCGACAAGCTCTTCCCGAGCACGAACTGCGGGATGGCACCTCTTGCGCGAGACATTGCGCGAGACAAAATGATCGCGCTCGCCGCGGGCGCAGAGATCGTCCGAGCGGAACTGTCGTGA
- a CDS encoding flavin reductase family protein, with product MTNITAARAEGVENGSSATPIDADGFKALFRGHPSGVAVITAEGPDGPVALTASSVSSISVDPPLMIFSVSAMASAAAAIVAADSVVVHLLDAHDLDIAVLASTSGAERFADRDQWTRLVTGEPLYRGVRAWTRATITGRMEAGGSTVIVAHALEGEINRDADHEGGPLVYHNRTWHRLGEGSAI from the coding sequence ATGACGAACATCACAGCAGCTCGCGCAGAGGGCGTCGAGAACGGTTCTTCCGCGACGCCGATCGATGCGGATGGCTTCAAGGCGCTGTTTCGTGGTCACCCCAGTGGCGTTGCAGTGATCACGGCGGAGGGGCCCGACGGCCCTGTTGCCCTCACCGCAAGCTCCGTTTCCTCGATCAGCGTTGATCCTCCTCTGATGATCTTCTCGGTGTCCGCGATGGCCTCGGCAGCTGCGGCGATCGTCGCCGCGGACTCGGTTGTTGTGCACCTGCTTGATGCCCACGACCTCGATATCGCCGTGCTCGCCTCAACAAGTGGCGCCGAGAGATTCGCGGATCGTGACCAGTGGACGCGCCTGGTCACGGGCGAACCTCTGTATCGCGGGGTTCGTGCGTGGACACGTGCGACGATCACCGGCCGGATGGAAGCGGGCGGATCGACGGTTATCGTCGCCCACGCGCTCGAAGGAGAGATCAATCGCGACGCGGACCACGAAGGCGGGCCGTTGGTATACCACAACCGGACCTGGCACCGCCTCGGCGAGGGGTCAGCGATCTGA
- the lexA gene encoding transcriptional repressor LexA, producing the protein MSDDQQPTPLRGSRRRKNLSEKQLAILEVIQRSIQVNGYPPSMREIGDAVGLKSLSSVTHQLGQLELSGYLRRDPGKTRAMEVLIDLPGTSTENPADFAPSVGDAALVPLVGNIAAGVPITAEQHIEEVFPLPRQLVGNGDLFMLRVSGESMIDAAICDGDWVVIRAQSSAENGEIVAAMLDGEATVKTFRQRDGHVWLLPRNSAFEPILGDEAVILGRVVAVMRAV; encoded by the coding sequence ATGAGCGACGACCAGCAGCCAACCCCCCTCCGCGGAAGTCGTCGCCGCAAGAACCTCAGCGAGAAGCAGCTCGCGATCCTCGAGGTGATCCAGCGCTCGATCCAGGTCAACGGTTATCCGCCGAGCATGCGGGAGATCGGTGACGCGGTCGGCCTGAAATCGCTCTCGAGCGTGACGCACCAGCTGGGCCAGCTCGAGCTCAGCGGCTACCTTCGCCGCGATCCCGGCAAGACACGCGCCATGGAGGTCCTCATCGACCTGCCCGGCACCTCCACGGAAAATCCCGCAGACTTCGCCCCCTCGGTCGGCGACGCCGCCCTCGTGCCCCTGGTCGGGAACATTGCCGCCGGCGTTCCAATTACGGCCGAACAGCACATCGAGGAAGTCTTCCCCCTCCCCCGGCAGCTGGTCGGGAACGGCGACCTCTTCATGCTCCGCGTTTCCGGCGAGTCGATGATCGATGCGGCGATCTGCGATGGTGACTGGGTGGTGATCCGCGCGCAAAGCTCAGCGGAGAACGGCGAAATCGTCGCAGCGATGCTCGACGGAGAAGCAACCGTGAAGACGTTCCGGCAGCGCGATGGTCACGTGTGGTTGCTCCCCCGCAACTCCGCGTTCGAACCGATTCTCGGCGATGAAGCCGTGATCCTCGGCCGCGTCGTGGCGGTCATGCGCGCCGTCTGA
- a CDS encoding LysM peptidoglycan-binding domain-containing protein, whose translation MTTAGSTARSAGTSTRLRITRRGRVVLSTLASLPIAAGAALAILAGGSAAGSADQGMSLESFPSVTVLAGDSLWSIAERIDPTADPRDVIAEITALNQIGGESVHAGQTLFLPAVYGN comes from the coding sequence ATGACGACGGCAGGCAGCACAGCACGATCCGCAGGTACGTCCACGCGGCTGCGCATTACGCGCCGAGGACGGGTCGTTCTTTCCACTCTCGCGTCTCTTCCCATCGCGGCGGGAGCAGCGCTCGCGATTCTCGCGGGCGGCAGCGCCGCAGGATCGGCCGATCAGGGAATGTCTCTCGAGTCGTTCCCGTCCGTCACGGTGCTCGCCGGCGACTCGCTGTGGTCCATCGCCGAGCGTATCGATCCCACGGCAGATCCCCGAGACGTCATCGCCGAGATCACCGCGTTGAACCAGATCGGCGGAGAGAGCGTTCACGCGGGGCAGACGCTGTTTCTCCCCGCCGTCTACGGCAACTGA
- a CDS encoding histidinol-phosphate transaminase — MTVTLDDLPLRDDLRGQTPYGAPQAPLAIALNVNENTHPVPPVVADDIARSVAEVVAGLNRYPDREFYDLREAFAGYLGHDLTAEQIWAANGSNEVLQHVLQAFGGPGRTAMGFTPTYSMYTLLARGVGSEWIAGTRGERFEMSPSDAARQVREANPDVVFLCSPNNPTGTPLSLDVVEAVYEASRGIVVVDEAYAEFAPAESGTALSLLPGRERLLVSRTMSKAFAFAGARVGYLAADPVVIDALRLVRLPYHLSAVTQAAALAALRHSEEMLRTVADIVLQRDRISEGVAALGYDPYRTGSNFVLFGGVADARAVWQKLYDRGVLVRDVGIPGHLRVSAGTEAETTAFLDALRDITAEEN, encoded by the coding sequence GTGACGGTAACTCTCGACGACCTGCCCCTTCGCGACGACCTGCGCGGCCAGACGCCATATGGCGCGCCCCAGGCGCCGCTCGCCATTGCGCTGAACGTCAACGAGAACACGCATCCGGTCCCGCCCGTCGTCGCCGACGACATCGCACGATCGGTGGCCGAGGTTGTTGCCGGCCTGAATCGGTACCCGGATCGCGAGTTCTACGATCTGCGCGAGGCCTTCGCCGGGTATCTGGGGCACGACCTCACCGCCGAGCAGATCTGGGCGGCCAACGGATCGAACGAAGTTCTTCAGCACGTTCTGCAGGCTTTTGGCGGCCCCGGCCGGACGGCCATGGGGTTCACGCCGACCTACTCGATGTACACGTTGCTCGCTCGCGGCGTTGGGTCTGAGTGGATCGCAGGAACGCGCGGCGAACGCTTCGAGATGTCGCCGTCCGACGCCGCGCGACAGGTGCGGGAGGCGAACCCCGACGTTGTCTTCCTCTGCTCGCCGAACAATCCAACGGGAACGCCCCTGTCGCTCGACGTGGTTGAAGCGGTCTACGAAGCGAGCCGCGGCATTGTTGTTGTGGACGAGGCGTACGCCGAGTTCGCGCCCGCCGAATCGGGCACGGCGCTGTCGCTTCTTCCCGGCAGGGAGCGCCTGCTCGTCTCGCGCACGATGAGCAAGGCCTTCGCTTTCGCCGGTGCGCGCGTGGGATACCTGGCCGCTGATCCCGTGGTGATCGACGCGCTTCGTCTTGTGCGACTTCCGTATCACCTCAGCGCCGTCACGCAGGCGGCCGCTCTCGCCGCCCTCCGCCACAGCGAGGAGATGCTTCGCACGGTTGCCGACATCGTTCTGCAGCGCGACCGCATCTCTGAGGGGGTGGCCGCTCTCGGATACGACCCGTACCGCACCGGGAGCAACTTCGTTCTGTTTGGTGGGGTGGCAGACGCGCGCGCGGTCTGGCAGAAGCTCTACGATCGCGGCGTTCTCGTGCGCGATGTCGGAATTCCTGGACACCTCCGTGTATCAGCAGGAACAGAGGCAGAAACGACCGCATTCCTGGACGCGCTTCGCGACATAACGGCTGAGGAGAACTGA
- the hisB gene encoding imidazoleglycerol-phosphate dehydratase HisB, with translation MTTARTASRTRTTSESSIELELNLDGTGESTINTSVPFFDHMLTAFAKHSLTDLRITATGDTHIDVHHTVEDTAIVLGQAIREALGDKTGISRYGDALVPLDEALAQAVVDISGRPFLVHTGEPAGFEMHLIGGHFTGSMVRHTFEALAFHAGLTMHVTLLGGRDPHHIAEAEYKAVARAFRQAKALDPLVVGVPSTKGAL, from the coding sequence ATGACGACTGCACGCACTGCGAGCCGGACGCGCACAACGAGCGAGTCCTCGATTGAGCTCGAGCTGAATCTTGACGGCACCGGCGAGAGCACCATCAACACCTCCGTGCCATTTTTCGACCACATGCTCACGGCATTCGCGAAGCACTCACTGACCGATTTGCGCATCACGGCAACGGGCGACACCCACATCGACGTTCACCACACGGTGGAGGACACGGCGATTGTGCTGGGCCAGGCCATTCGTGAGGCGCTCGGAGACAAAACGGGTATCTCGCGCTACGGCGACGCCCTTGTGCCGCTGGATGAGGCTCTTGCGCAGGCGGTCGTCGACATTTCTGGTCGCCCCTTTCTCGTGCACACGGGCGAGCCCGCCGGCTTTGAAATGCACCTGATCGGCGGTCACTTCACCGGTTCGATGGTGCGTCACACATTCGAGGCCCTGGCCTTCCACGCGGGTCTGACAATGCACGTCACTCTTCTGGGCGGGCGTGATCCTCACCACATCGCCGAGGCGGAGTACAAGGCCGTTGCGCGTGCCTTCCGTCAGGCCAAGGCCCTTGACCCGCTCGTCGTTGGCGTGCCATCGACAAAGGGCGCACTCTGA
- the hisH gene encoding imidazole glycerol phosphate synthase subunit HisH, whose translation MTVAAPIVAVLDYGSGNVHSAVKALQAAGADARLTRDRGLIAEAAGLLVPGVGAFSAVMEQLTAIRGGEIIERRLAGGMPVMGICVGMQIMFERGIERGIDTEGLGEWPGEVTALDAPVVPHMGWSRVQAGEGSRLFDGLSDERFYFVHSNAAQKWTLDVIPPFPQPAVTWSTHGVPFIAAVENGPLSATQFHPEKSGAAGIQLLRNWIGTLPR comes from the coding sequence ATGACGGTAGCGGCGCCGATCGTCGCTGTTCTCGACTACGGTTCGGGCAACGTCCACTCCGCCGTAAAGGCTCTGCAGGCCGCGGGAGCTGATGCTCGGCTCACGCGCGACCGCGGGCTGATTGCTGAGGCGGCCGGGCTGCTGGTTCCCGGAGTTGGCGCCTTCAGCGCCGTCATGGAACAACTGACGGCGATCCGCGGCGGAGAGATCATCGAACGACGTCTCGCCGGAGGAATGCCCGTGATGGGCATTTGTGTCGGGATGCAGATCATGTTCGAGCGTGGCATCGAGCGTGGCATTGATACCGAGGGCCTGGGGGAGTGGCCGGGCGAGGTCACGGCTTTGGACGCGCCCGTTGTTCCGCACATGGGGTGGAGCCGCGTGCAGGCGGGCGAAGGCTCACGACTCTTCGACGGCCTTTCTGACGAACGTTTCTACTTTGTGCACTCCAACGCGGCGCAGAAGTGGACGCTCGACGTCATCCCGCCGTTCCCGCAGCCCGCGGTGACGTGGTCGACACACGGTGTTCCTTTCATCGCCGCAGTGGAGAACGGCCCGCTCAGCGCGACGCAGTTCCACCCCGAAAAGTCGGGCGCAGCGGGCATTCAGCTCCTGAGGAATTGGATCGGTACGTTGCCACGCTGA
- the priA gene encoding bifunctional 1-(5-phosphoribosyl)-5-((5-phosphoribosylamino)methylideneamino)imidazole-4-carboxamide isomerase/phosphoribosylanthranilate isomerase PriA, with translation MNDFASTQGLTLLPAVDVADGKAVRLTQGEAGSETSYGDPVEAAEQWKDQGAEWLHLVDLDAAFGRGANTALLKKVIKHMKGVNVEISGGIRDDASLEAALASGAERVNLGTAALENPDWTEAVIARYGEAIAVGLDVRGTTLAARGWTKDGGDLWEVLERLERSGCARYVVTDVTKDGTLRGPNLELLREMTERTDKPIVASGGISNLDDIAALRDLVPEGVEGAIVGKALYSGAFTLVEALDVARV, from the coding sequence ATGAACGACTTCGCGTCTACACAGGGACTTACCCTTCTGCCCGCAGTTGACGTCGCCGATGGCAAGGCAGTTCGCCTGACCCAGGGCGAGGCTGGATCGGAGACGAGCTACGGCGACCCCGTCGAAGCTGCTGAGCAGTGGAAGGACCAGGGAGCCGAATGGCTGCACCTGGTCGACCTCGATGCCGCCTTCGGTCGCGGAGCGAACACCGCTCTGCTGAAGAAGGTCATCAAGCACATGAAGGGTGTCAACGTCGAGATTTCCGGCGGCATCCGTGATGACGCGTCCCTGGAGGCGGCTCTCGCTTCCGGCGCCGAGCGGGTGAACCTTGGCACCGCCGCTCTGGAGAACCCGGACTGGACGGAAGCCGTGATCGCACGGTACGGCGAGGCGATTGCGGTCGGCCTGGACGTGCGCGGCACGACGCTTGCGGCACGGGGCTGGACGAAGGACGGCGGAGACCTCTGGGAGGTCCTCGAACGCCTGGAACGATCAGGGTGCGCGCGCTATGTCGTCACCGACGTCACGAAGGACGGAACGCTTCGCGGACCGAACCTCGAGTTGCTGCGGGAGATGACCGAGCGCACCGACAAGCCGATCGTTGCTTCGGGCGGTATCTCCAATCTTGACGACATCGCGGCACTGCGCGATCTCGTTCCCGAGGGCGTTGAAGGCGCGATCGTTGGCAAGGCCCTCTACTCGGGTGCGTTCACGCTCGTCGAGGCTCTGGATGTCGCGCGGGTCTGA
- a CDS encoding SseB family protein, with protein MSRGSDDPAGATPPDHLRHLAGGAADSAGQPWEGRAFQPNPAAGDDGSADPVLWQALTEFRAGTGSHERIVDALREARLLVPLVAEKGEEGVGPTGLTVDKTQELSIVTVAAPDGRTVLPVFTCTETMSRWNPLARPIPVAGTRAALAAAGDETDLVVIDPTSATEYVVRRPAVWAIAQSQPWMPPWGNPEVVSAFHASIGQELAVHDLRVLPGDPEARLRGPEVRVVLSLMQGLDRAELDTVLQRLAQRWANDDRIAVLVDSMQVTLAASED; from the coding sequence ATGTCGCGCGGGTCTGACGACCCCGCGGGCGCGACTCCTCCCGACCATCTGCGGCACCTCGCGGGGGGCGCCGCCGACTCGGCGGGGCAGCCCTGGGAGGGGCGCGCCTTTCAACCGAATCCTGCCGCCGGGGATGACGGATCGGCTGATCCTGTTTTGTGGCAGGCACTCACCGAGTTCCGTGCAGGAACGGGCTCTCACGAGCGCATCGTCGATGCCCTGCGTGAGGCGCGCCTCCTCGTGCCCCTTGTCGCAGAGAAGGGCGAGGAGGGCGTCGGTCCCACCGGTCTGACCGTGGACAAAACACAGGAGCTGTCGATCGTCACGGTCGCCGCTCCTGATGGACGCACGGTTCTTCCGGTTTTCACCTGCACCGAGACGATGAGTCGCTGGAACCCGCTTGCTCGCCCGATTCCGGTTGCGGGCACGCGCGCGGCTCTTGCCGCCGCGGGGGACGAAACGGACCTCGTTGTCATTGACCCCACCAGCGCAACCGAGTATGTCGTTCGTCGGCCGGCGGTGTGGGCGATCGCCCAGTCCCAGCCGTGGATGCCACCGTGGGGCAACCCCGAAGTGGTGTCGGCGTTCCATGCGTCGATCGGGCAGGAGCTCGCGGTTCATGATCTTCGCGTGCTGCCGGGCGACCCCGAAGCTCGCCTGCGTGGACCCGAGGTCAGGGTGGTGCTTTCTTTGATGCAGGGGCTCGATCGCGCGGAACTCGACACGGTTCTTCAGCGCCTTGCCCAGCGTTGGGCGAACGACGATCGCATTGCGGTTCTCGTCGACAGCATGCAGGTCACGCTCGCAGCCAGCGAAGACTGA